One Methanocaldococcus infernus ME DNA segment encodes these proteins:
- the bioB gene encoding biotin synthase BioB, giving the protein MDFEKALELYENSSAIELLYEALKFRKKDISLCSIINAKSGKCKEDCIFCSQSIYHKTNIQVYPFLPKEEILEKINHLSKFSDRVGIVVSGKKIEDEEFEKLLEVLEEVDTKVCCSLGLIEREKLKELKKFDVRIHCNIETNREYFKNICSTHSYEDKIRVIKEAKKLGLEVCSGGIFGLGESYRDRIKMALELKELKVDSVPINIIHPIEGTKIYNLIKEGKVKRLEIDEILKSIAIFKIILKDAEIRIAGGRKFLKEFQALALMALDGVMIGNYLTTEGRDIKEDLEMINNFLKIIS; this is encoded by the coding sequence ATGGACTTTGAGAAGGCTTTAGAACTTTATGAAAACTCTTCTGCTATAGAGTTGTTATATGAAGCTTTAAAGTTTAGAAAAAAAGATATTAGTTTATGCTCAATCATCAATGCAAAGAGTGGAAAATGTAAAGAGGATTGTATTTTCTGTTCCCAATCTATTTATCATAAAACTAACATTCAAGTCTATCCTTTTCTGCCAAAGGAAGAAATCTTAGAAAAAATTAACCACCTCTCTAAATTTTCAGATAGGGTTGGAATAGTGGTTAGTGGTAAGAAGATAGAGGATGAAGAATTTGAAAAACTCTTAGAAGTTTTAGAAGAGGTTGATACAAAAGTTTGCTGCTCCTTAGGGTTGATTGAGAGGGAGAAGTTAAAAGAGCTAAAAAAATTTGATGTCAGAATTCATTGTAATATAGAGACAAATAGAGAATATTTTAAAAATATTTGCTCAACCCATAGCTATGAAGATAAAATAAGAGTTATAAAAGAAGCTAAAAAACTTGGTTTAGAGGTTTGTAGTGGAGGAATATTTGGCTTAGGAGAGAGTTATAGAGATAGGATAAAGATGGCTCTTGAATTAAAGGAATTAAAGGTTGACAGTGTCCCAATAAATATTATTCATCCCATTGAAGGAACAAAAATATATAACTTAATAAAAGAGGGGAAGGTTAAGAGGTTAGAGATTGATGAAATTTTAAAGAGCATAGCTATCTTCAAAATAATTCTAAAAGATGCTGAAATTAGAATAGCTGGTGGAAGAAAATTTTTAAAAGAATTCCAAGCCCTTGCCTTAATGGCTTTAGATGGGGTTATGATAGGAAACTATTTAACAACTGAGGGAAGAGATATTAAGGAAGATCTTGAAATGATAAACAACTTCTTAAAAATTATTTCTTAG